From Gammaproteobacteria bacterium, a single genomic window includes:
- a CDS encoding pentapeptide repeat-containing protein yields the protein MRAAGSGSGGRRDGGGQYVMIEIFDRRGFTVLLSLPGDSLREAALAGADLNNANLVDLDLHRADFRRARLRDADFRLARLQHARLNDADLCGADLSGADLSGADLRGAKLLGARLSGARLQGTRVSTGALGMALAEDTDLSAVITG from the coding sequence ATGCGCGCAGCGGGGTCTGGAAGTGGCGGACGCCGGGACGGGGGAGGGCAGTATGTCATGATTGAAATCTTCGACCGCAGAGGTTTTACGGTGTTGCTGAGCCTCCCCGGGGACAGCCTGCGGGAGGCAGCGCTGGCGGGGGCCGACCTGAACAATGCAAACCTGGTGGATTTGGACCTCCATCGGGCCGATTTCCGCCGGGCCCGGTTGCGGGATGCCGATTTCCGGCTGGCGCGGCTCCAGCACGCCCGGCTCAATGACGCCGATTTGTGCGGTGCTGACCTTTCCGGAGCGGATCTCAGCGGCGCGGACTTAAGAGGCGCCAAGCTTCTGGGCGCGCGCTTGTCCGGCGCCCGCCTGCAGGGCACCCGGGTCAGCACCGGCGCTCTGGGAATGGCGCTGGCGGAGGATACCGATTTGAGCGCAGTCATCACCGGCTGA
- a CDS encoding ketohexokinase, translated as MAQVLGVGVATVDIINTVAVYPSENGEVRALDQRILRGGNCTNTLVVLSLLGHRCTWAGTLGDDPDSRLVITDLSAHGVNLDPVCRVSRAKTPVSYITLSQATGSRTIVHYRQLPEFSAEDFARIDLAPFQWLHFEGRHVADTAAMLQRAAKLRTDAPISVEIEKPRPHVQRLFPRADVLFFSRHYAEACGFADGPAFLKAMEGLAPKAERVLAWGERGGYVALPGEAEPLHAPATPLSRVVDTLGAGDTFNAAYIDARLRDLAPAEALTRACLLAGRKCAQRGLEVADAGTGEGSMS; from the coding sequence ATGGCCCAGGTATTGGGGGTGGGTGTCGCCACCGTGGACATCATCAACACGGTGGCGGTTTATCCTTCCGAGAATGGGGAAGTGCGCGCCCTGGACCAACGCATTCTGCGGGGTGGCAATTGCACCAACACCCTGGTGGTGCTCAGCCTGCTGGGCCATCGCTGCACCTGGGCGGGCACCCTGGGGGACGATCCGGACAGCCGCCTCGTCATCACCGACCTCAGCGCCCACGGTGTGAACCTCGACCCCGTGTGCCGCGTCAGCAGGGCCAAGACCCCCGTTTCTTACATCACGCTGAGCCAGGCCACAGGCTCGCGCACCATCGTCCATTACCGCCAACTGCCAGAGTTCAGCGCGGAGGATTTTGCCCGCATTGACCTTGCGCCCTTCCAATGGCTGCACTTCGAGGGACGCCATGTCGCCGACACCGCCGCCATGTTGCAGCGTGCCGCGAAGCTTCGAACTGATGCCCCCATCTCGGTGGAAATAGAAAAACCCCGCCCCCATGTGCAGCGCCTGTTTCCCCGGGCCGACGTGCTGTTTTTTTCCCGCCACTATGCCGAGGCCTGCGGATTTGCGGACGGACCGGCGTTCCTCAAAGCCATGGAAGGTCTGGCACCGAAGGCGGAGCGGGTGCTGGCCTGGGGGGAGCGGGGGGGCTACGTGGCGCTGCCCGGGGAGGCTGAGCCCCTCCACGCGCCCGCCACCCCGTTGTCCCGGGTGGTGGATACCCTGGGTGCGGGCGATACTTTCAACGCCGCTTATATCGACGCCCGCCTGCGGGATCTGGCGCCCGCCGAGGCACTGACCCGGGCCTGTCTCCTCGCCGGAAGAAAATGCGCGCAGCGGGGTCTGGAAGTGGCGGACGCCGGGACGGGGGAGGGCAGTATGTCATGA
- a CDS encoding ankyrin repeat domain-containing protein, whose product MAKSSMNPIRRILLPAALAAALAACDNNTPLMEKVLDDDREAVVSLLDQGADINERNNYGWTALIHAARMGNTELVTLLLDRGADIDVRDDSGWTPLMRAAMKGHLETVQALLARGASVNAQEDGGWTALHWAAARGYKDVAAALLRHHADYNIKTKDNWTPLQLALKEDHQDVASVLQAAGAKL is encoded by the coding sequence ATGGCCAAGTCAAGCATGAACCCGATACGACGGATCTTGTTGCCCGCGGCCCTGGCCGCCGCGTTGGCGGCCTGCGACAACAATACGCCCTTGATGGAAAAGGTGTTGGACGATGACCGCGAGGCGGTGGTGTCCCTGTTGGATCAGGGCGCCGATATCAATGAGCGCAACAACTACGGCTGGACAGCCCTGATTCACGCCGCCCGCATGGGCAATACGGAGCTGGTCACGCTGTTGCTGGATCGTGGCGCCGACATCGATGTCCGCGACGATTCCGGCTGGACGCCGCTGATGCGCGCTGCCATGAAAGGGCATCTTGAAACCGTGCAGGCCCTGCTGGCACGCGGTGCGTCGGTCAACGCCCAGGAAGACGGCGGCTGGACCGCGCTGCACTGGGCGGCGGCCCGGGGATACAAAGACGTGGCGGCCGCCCTGCTCAGGCACCATGCTGATTACAACATTAAAACCAAAGACAACTGGACACCCCTGCAACTGGCCCTCAAGGAAGACCACCAGGACGTGGCCAGTGTGCTTCAGGCTGCGGGGGCGAAGCTGTGA
- a CDS encoding deoxyribonuclease V: MHQPWPASPAEAVALQQALRHRVITEDRLPTVQRVAGVDVGFEQDGAITRAAVVVLGFPGLMPLEHTIARLPTSFPYIPGLLSFREAPAVLKALDALRTPPDLLLCDGQGIAHPRRFGLACHLGVLTDLPAVGVAKSRLVGHHGPAGNEKGDWTPLKDKEEIIGAVLRTRRGVRPVYVSSGHRISLATAIDYVLRCTTRFRLPETTRAAHRLASG, translated from the coding sequence GTGCACCAGCCGTGGCCGGCGAGCCCGGCCGAAGCCGTGGCCCTGCAACAGGCGCTGCGCCACCGGGTCATCACCGAAGACCGCTTGCCCACGGTGCAGCGGGTGGCCGGTGTGGACGTGGGCTTTGAACAAGACGGCGCCATCACCCGGGCGGCGGTGGTAGTGTTGGGCTTCCCCGGGCTGATGCCGCTGGAACACACCATTGCCCGCCTTCCCACTTCTTTCCCCTATATCCCGGGTCTGCTGTCCTTTCGCGAGGCGCCGGCGGTGCTAAAGGCCCTGGACGCCCTCCGCACGCCGCCTGATTTATTGCTCTGCGACGGCCAGGGCATCGCCCATCCCCGCCGCTTTGGCCTCGCCTGCCACCTGGGCGTGCTGACGGACCTGCCCGCCGTCGGCGTGGCCAAAAGCCGCCTGGTGGGCCACCATGGCCCGGCAGGCAACGAAAAAGGGGACTGGACCCCCCTTAAGGACAAGGAAGAGATCATCGGCGCCGTGCTGCGCACCCGCCGCGGGGTGCGGCCCGTTTATGTTTCCTCCGGCCACCGCATCAGCCTGGCCACCGCCATCGATTACGTGCTGCGCTGCACCACCCGCTTTCGCCTGCCCGAGACCACCCGCGCCGCCCACCGCCTGGCCTCCGGCTAG
- a CDS encoding YjbQ family protein, with the protein MIHTLTIETPGSGLHEITAAINTMLRESGAVEGLCTLCIQHTSASLLIQENADPAVRRDLEAWLCRLAPEGDPLYTHTSEGPDDMPSHIKAALTATSLGIPFQNGHLCLGTWQGVFLWEHRRQGSRRRLVVHLS; encoded by the coding sequence ATGATTCACACCCTTACTATCGAAACGCCCGGCTCCGGCCTGCACGAAATCACCGCCGCCATCAACACCATGCTGCGCGAAAGCGGGGCGGTGGAGGGCTTGTGCACCTTGTGCATCCAGCACACTTCCGCCAGCCTCTTGATCCAGGAAAACGCCGACCCGGCCGTCCGGCGCGACCTGGAGGCCTGGCTGTGCCGCCTGGCCCCTGAAGGCGACCCCTTGTACACCCACACCTCCGAGGGTCCCGACGACATGCCCAGCCATATCAAAGCCGCTCTCACCGCCACCAGCCTGGGCATCCCCTTTCAAAACGGGCACCTGTGCCTGGGCACTTGGCAGGGGGTGTTTCTGTGGGAACACCGCCGTCAGGGCAGCCGCCGCCGGCTCGTCGTGCATCTGAGCTAG
- a CDS encoding thioredoxin domain-containing protein, translated as MNTAPHRNRLAGELSPYLRRHARQPVDWYPWNAQALARARREERPILLSIGYSACHWCHVMAHECFDDEAVAALMNRLFVNIKVDREERPDLDKIYQSAHHILTQRSGGWPLTVFLTPDQQLPFFSGTYFPKTPRHGLPAFPALLEQVAAYFATHRDEIEQQGDRVHAVFAQLQAPTPLAAANLDALPLDAARAQLGQAFDKRHGGFGGAPKFPHPGHIERLLRHWHATGAADEAALAMATHTLDQMATGGLFDHLGGGFFRYAVDEGWEIPHFEKMLCDNGPLLARYAQAWQVTGKAIYRTVAETTAAWVQREMQGPEGGYYSTLDADDPAGGEGAFYLWDRQEIATVLGPADSHLFATCYSLDETPDFEGRWHLRQRAPLTVLGPRLDLAPAALDNRLRRARERLFAVRERRPRPARDEKILTGWNGLMISAMATAGWLLEREDYLASASRALDFIRAELWQEGRLWAVYKDGQRRQGAFLDDYAFLIDGILALAQARWRDGELDFAAALADVLLARFQDPAGGFFFTADDHEPLIHRPKPWADDATPAGNGIAAQALLRLGQVLGHAPYLEAAGRTVRAAWNAMGQLPHAHGSLLGALEALRYPAELLIIRGDEERCAHWRRRLARRYAPRRYSLVIPHAAAALPGRLARCPAAGEWVAYVCRGSQCDPPLNDTAALERLLTAGEHGGP; from the coding sequence ATGAACACCGCCCCACACCGCAATCGTCTGGCCGGGGAACTCAGCCCCTATCTGCGCCGGCATGCCCGCCAACCGGTGGACTGGTATCCCTGGAACGCCCAAGCGTTGGCGCGGGCGCGGCGGGAAGAGCGCCCCATCCTGCTCTCCATTGGCTATTCCGCCTGCCACTGGTGCCATGTCATGGCCCACGAATGCTTTGATGACGAGGCCGTCGCCGCCCTCATGAACCGGCTGTTCGTCAACATCAAGGTGGACCGGGAAGAGCGGCCGGATCTGGACAAGATCTACCAAAGCGCCCATCATATCTTGACCCAGCGCAGCGGCGGCTGGCCGCTCACCGTTTTTCTCACCCCTGATCAGCAGCTGCCGTTTTTCAGCGGCACCTATTTTCCCAAGACGCCGCGCCACGGCCTGCCGGCCTTTCCCGCCCTGCTGGAACAGGTGGCTGCCTATTTCGCCACGCACCGCGACGAAATCGAGCAACAGGGCGACCGTGTCCACGCCGTGTTTGCCCAACTCCAAGCCCCCACCCCGCTGGCCGCGGCCAACTTGGACGCCCTGCCCCTGGATGCCGCCCGCGCCCAGCTGGGCCAGGCCTTCGATAAACGCCACGGTGGTTTTGGCGGCGCCCCCAAATTCCCCCACCCCGGCCACATCGAACGCCTGCTGCGTCACTGGCACGCCACCGGCGCCGCCGATGAGGCCGCCCTGGCCATGGCCACCCACACCCTGGACCAGATGGCGACGGGGGGGCTTTTCGATCACCTCGGCGGCGGCTTTTTCCGTTACGCCGTGGACGAGGGCTGGGAGATTCCCCACTTTGAGAAAATGCTCTGCGACAACGGCCCCCTGCTGGCCCGCTATGCGCAAGCCTGGCAAGTCACCGGGAAAGCGATCTACCGCACAGTCGCGGAAACCACCGCGGCCTGGGTGCAGCGGGAAATGCAAGGGCCGGAAGGGGGCTATTATTCCACCCTGGACGCAGACGATCCCGCCGGGGGCGAAGGGGCCTTTTACCTGTGGGACCGCCAAGAAATCGCCACCGTGCTGGGACCCGCCGACTCACACCTGTTCGCCACTTGCTACAGCCTGGACGAGACGCCCGATTTTGAGGGCCGCTGGCATCTGCGCCAGCGCGCCCCGCTCACCGTTCTCGGTCCACGCCTGGATCTGGCCCCGGCCGCTTTGGACAACCGCCTGCGCCGCGCCCGGGAACGTTTGTTCGCGGTGCGGGAAAGACGCCCCCGTCCGGCGCGGGACGAGAAAATCCTCACCGGCTGGAACGGCCTGATGATCAGCGCCATGGCCACCGCCGGGTGGCTGTTGGAGCGGGAGGACTACCTGGCCTCAGCCAGCCGCGCTTTGGATTTCATCCGCGCCGAACTGTGGCAAGAGGGCCGCCTCTGGGCCGTGTACAAAGACGGCCAGCGTCGTCAGGGCGCCTTTTTGGACGACTACGCCTTCCTCATTGACGGCATTCTGGCCCTCGCCCAGGCCCGCTGGCGCGATGGCGAACTGGATTTCGCCGCAGCCCTGGCGGATGTCCTGCTGGCCCGTTTTCAGGATCCCGCCGGCGGCTTTTTCTTCACCGCCGACGACCACGAGCCTCTCATCCACCGCCCCAAGCCCTGGGCCGACGACGCCACCCCCGCCGGCAACGGCATCGCCGCCCAGGCGCTGCTCCGCCTGGGTCAAGTGCTGGGACATGCCCCTTACCTGGAGGCGGCCGGGCGCACCGTACGCGCTGCCTGGAACGCCATGGGGCAACTGCCCCATGCCCACGGCAGCCTGCTGGGTGCCCTGGAGGCGCTGCGCTATCCTGCGGAATTGCTCATCATCCGGGGCGACGAGGAACGCTGCGCCCACTGGCGCAGGCGTCTGGCCCGCCGCTACGCGCCCCGGCGCTACAGCCTGGTAATCCCCCACGCCGCGGCGGCGCTGCCGGGCCGCCTGGCCCGGTGCCCGGCCGCCGGGGAATGGGTAGCCTACGTCTGCCGGGGCAGCCAGTGCGACCCCCCCTTAAATGACACCGCCGCCCTGGAGCGTCTCCTCACCGCCGGCGAGCACGGCGGGCCGTAG
- a CDS encoding TonB family protein, producing MEQARKKAASSGLLALSNELADLRRSPLAALLPKKPLIQVTDAPSGPKRSLITSRAGSGSGGIDTSTLSTDVGETTLASRATTVVESEALLEEESAKPVAREGRKAQRSVEQIQLVLDQNKGAIYALYHRALRRDPTLQGKVVLDITIDPPGNVSACKVVSSELKAPRLQRKLCSRIKLFQFGAQEVETMVFTWPIDFLPTS from the coding sequence GTGGAACAGGCCCGCAAAAAAGCCGCCAGTTCCGGCCTGCTGGCGCTCAGCAACGAACTTGCCGATCTGCGCCGGAGCCCCCTTGCGGCTCTGCTGCCCAAGAAACCGTTGATCCAGGTCACCGACGCCCCGTCAGGACCCAAGCGTTCCCTGATCACCAGTCGGGCCGGCAGTGGCAGCGGCGGCATTGACACCTCCACCCTCAGCACCGACGTGGGAGAAACCACCCTGGCCTCGCGCGCCACCACCGTGGTGGAAAGCGAAGCCCTGCTCGAAGAAGAATCAGCCAAGCCCGTGGCCCGTGAAGGCCGCAAAGCCCAGCGCAGCGTGGAGCAGATTCAACTGGTGCTGGATCAGAACAAAGGCGCCATTTACGCCCTGTATCACCGGGCCCTGCGCCGTGACCCGACCCTGCAGGGCAAGGTTGTGCTGGATATCACCATCGACCCCCCGGGCAACGTCAGCGCCTGCAAAGTGGTGTCGTCTGAACTCAAGGCGCCGCGCCTGCAAAGGAAGCTGTGCTCGCGCATCAAGTTGTTCCAGTTCGGTGCCCAGGAGGTGGAAACCATGGTGTTCACCTGGCCCATAGACTTCTTGCCCACCTCTTGA